GTTTGGGTAATCCCATCGTTTCTACTTCTATTAGGGATGAGGACGATGTACTGGAATATACAACGGATCCGGAGCTCATTTTTGAAAAGTGGAAAAATTTAGTTGATATTGTTATTGACGGTGGTTATGGGGACAATGTGGCTTCAACAATTATAGACCTTTCCAAAGGTTACCCGCAAGTAGTACGGGAAGGTAAGGGAGACTTGGACATCATTTAGAAAGGTAATTTTCATACATAAAAAAAGCGGTCCAATTGGACCGCTTCTCTCATTAAATATTTATTAGAAATTACTTTCCGCCTATGGCTGGATCTTTCATTCCTTCTTCTATCATACTGTAGAACTGATCAATTTTAGGAAGCACAACAATACGTGTTCTTCTGTTCTTTGATTTTTCTGTTGAAGATACAGGTACATATTCTGATCTACCAGCAGCAGTCATACGCTTGGGATCAACATTGAAATCGTTCTGTAAAATTCTAACAACCGCAGTTGCACGTTTTACACTCAAATCCCAGTTATCCAACAATACACCGTTACCTCTGTAAGGAACATCATCCGTATGGCCTTCTACCATAAATTCGAAATCTGGTTTGTTGTTAACCACTTTGGCAACCTTGCCTAGAACCTCTTTCGCTCTACTAGTAACATTGTAACTTCCGCTGCTGAACAATAACTTATCGGAAATAGATACGAATACAACACCTTTTTCAACGCTGATTTCAATATCCTCATCATCCAAGTTGCCTAAAACACCTTTTAAGCTCTGTACTAAAGAAAGGTTCACAGAATCTCTTCTTGTGATTGCATCATTTAGTTTACGAATAGTAAGGTCTTTTTCTTGAAGACTCTCCAATGATTTCTCTAGGTTCTCAGCTCCCTTAGTAGTTAAGGTGGTTAAGTTGCCCATGTTGTTGATAAGTTCCTGATTGTTCGCTTTTAAGAAAGCATTTTGGTCTTCCAAAGTTTGAAGTCTAGAAGAAGCTGTTGCTTTTTCTTCCAGACAGTCGTTTAATTTAACCGTTGCAGAGTTTAATAAATCTTGTGTCTCTTTTTGTTTTGCCTCAAGATCCGCGTATTTCTTCTGTGATACACAAGAAGACAATAAAAGGGTTACTCCAAGACATCCTAAAATGATTTTCTTCATAATTGCTGACTATATTAATGTTTGTTATTTACTAGTTTTTCGCATTTAGCGCGACCAAAATTATATAATTTGGAAGTCGTTAGTTAGTCTACTTAGTTAATCTTTTACTAAAATGTTAAAATTTCTTATTTGATGTACGAAATAAGACCATACTATGGACTTTGTGATATAGTATTTTAATATAAATTTAGCCTTCTCCCTTTTTTTGTAAATCTTTCGAAATTGACGGTAAAAACTAAAGTGAGCCCGTAAAATGGCCCAACAGTGCCGAAATCTCCATTGGAAAATAAAACGTAATGCGGCCACACCATCTAGAAGTAATCTAATAAAGATAATCACGAATGCTTTTCTTCTAGGAAGGTTTTTGGTTATTGAAAAAAGTGAGTTCCTAAAATTTAGGTAGGTTTTCTTAGGATTCATGTTACTCAAAGTAGAGCCACCCAAATGAAAGACCTTAGACTTTCCTATATAGTAAACCTTAAACCCTTGGTTTTTTGCTCTCCAACAAAAATCTACTTCTTCTTGATGGGCAAAGTAATCCGCGTCAAAACCACCTAATTGCCAAAAAACATCGCGCTTAACGAACATACAGGCGCCCGTAGCCCAAAAAATCTCCTTGACATCATCATATTGCCCGTTATCCCTTTCCAAGGTTTGAAAAATTCTCCCTCGACAAAACGGATATCCAAGCTGATCGATGAATCCTCCTCCTGCACCGGCATATTCAAAATGGTCCTTTTTCAACAAATCCAAAATCTTGGGCTGTATAATGGCCGCATCTGTAAGCGTGTTGAAACCTTCAATAATTGGGCTTAGCCATCCTTTGGTAACTTCAACATCAGAATTTAAGAGACAAAAAACATCGGCATTTACGTGTTGGAGCGCATCGTTATATCCCTTTGCGAACCCACCGTTAGTCTCATTCTGAATGATTTTGATTCCTGGAAATTGTTTTCTTAAGAAGGAAACAGAACCATCTGTAGAAGCGTTGTCCGCTACGTATATATCGGCATCCTCGGAAAATTTCACAACAGAAGGTAGAAAACGCTCTAATAGCACTTCCCCGTTCCAGTTGAGTATGACAATGGCGATTTTCAAAACGAAGGCAAATTAACGGCTAAATTCAGGAATCTCCTTCAAAAACTGATATTTTTCCTCTTCTTTAAGCATTTTGCAATGGTAATGCGCCAATCCGTTGGTTACCATCAAATACGTGGCGTCCAAATTAAAATTGTATCTTGCAACCTGGTCGAACGTCTCCTGGGAAATACTTATTGAAGGTGCTTTGCACTCTACTAACAACTGAATACTTCCGTCCGGGTTGAAAATAATGATATCATATCGTTTTGTAAGGCCATTGACCATAATTTGCTTCTCGACGTTTATATGGCTTAAGGGATAATTTTTTTCTTCCGTGAGGTATTTTACCACATGTTGCCTAACCCATTCTTCGGGGCTCAAGACCACAAACTTTTTCCTTATTCCATCAAAAATGAGCGTCTTATTTTGACTATTTTTGACCCTGAAGGTGTAACTGGGAAAATTAAGCGGTTGCATTTGACAAATTTGATGAATTTTTCCGAATGGATGAAGCGTTACAAATTGTTAATGATATACGGCAAGGGGTCATAAAGCCTATTTACTTCCTCTTTGGGGAAGAGGCCTATTATATAGATAAAATTTCTGATTATATAGGCAGTAAGATATTAACCGAAGAGGAAAAAGGCTTTAATCAAGTGGTCCTTTATGGGAAAGAATCATCTATTGACGATATTGTTGGTAATGCCAAGCGTTATCCCATGATGGCTGAACATCAAGTTGTCATTGTTAAGGAGGCACAGCATTTGTCCAGAAACATAGAACAATTATCCAGTTATGCGGACAATCCGCAACTCACGACTGTTTTGGTGATTTGTTATAAGTATAAAAAGCTGGACAAAAGAAAAGCGCTATATAAAAGTATAAAAAAGTGTGGGGTTGTCTACGAGAGTAAAAAACTATACGAGAATCAAGTTTCCGACTGGATTAGAAAAACCCTTTTATCGAGTGGCTATTCGATTAGCCATAAGGCCGCCCTTATGCTTGTGGAGTATTTGGGAACCGATTTGAGCCGAATAAACAATGAGCTAGAAAAGCTAAGATTGGTATTACCTCCAAAAAGTGAGATTACACCTTTACAAATAGAAGAACATATAGGAATTAGTAAGGATTATAACAATTTTGAGTTGAAAAAGGCCATTGGAGAGCGCAATGTTCTAAAGGCTACTAAAATAGTAACTTATTTTGCGCAGAACCCAAAGGATAATCCTTTTGTGCTTACCGTAACACTTTTGCATTCCTTTTTTTCGCAGCTATTACAGTATCACGGACTTAACGACCATTCTCCTAAAAGCGTAGCGAGTGCGCTGCGAATCAATCCTTATTTTGTCGGCGAATTTCAAACAGCGGCCAAGAACTACCCAATGAAAAAAGTAAGTAGAATTATTTCCTACCTCAGGGAAATGGATTTAAAGGGTAAGGGCGTAGGCGCAACAAATGTCAGCCAGGCCGACCTCCTTAAAGAACTGCTCGTAAAAATTATCTAAAATTACTTTTTATCCAAACTGAATTTTCCTGGACCTAGTAAGGCGATAGTAATAAAAGCCACTAGATAGAACAAAGCCTTTTCCTTATCCGCAAAGGGGTCCGAGGCATGAGCTATAAAAGCAGCAACAGCCATGGTAATAGCAGTTGGAATAGCGAATAGTCTAGTCTTATAACCCAAAATAATGAGTAAGGGGCAAATAAACTCACCCAAAACGGCCAAAAACAATGAAGGTGCGGCACCTATTCCTATAGGGTCACCAAATTCAAAATTACCGGCAATCAGCTTTTGAAATTTGGGTAAACCGTGTGTCATCATCATTACGGAAACGGCAATTCTAAAAAATGCCAGACCAATATTATTTAAGAGGGAATTTTTCATGGATAAGTTCGTTTAGGGAGCTAAAAGTATTAAATTTTTAGGGTTTCCCCCAAAATTAGATCCATTTCGTTAATCAATTGATTCACGTTCTGCCGATTGAAATAAAGAGGTGGTTTTATTTTTAGCACATTGTCGTATGGGCCGTCCGTACTGACCAGTATGTGGTTGTCCCTTAATCGATTCTTTAGGATATTAGCCAACTTGGTGCCGGGAGCTCTGTGCTGGTCCAATAGCTCGACGCCTAAAAATAGACCTTCGCCACGAACATCGGCAACTTCTTGATAGTTCTTGACCAAAGTTTTGAGTTCGTCCTTTAAATATTTTCCAACTAAACGAGCCTGCTCTTGCAGGTTCTCTGTTTCTATTACATCCAAAACGGCTTCACCAATAGCACAGGAAACAGGATTGCCGCCAAATGAACTAAAGAACTCCATACCATTGTCAAAGCTATCCGAGATTTCCGTTGTGGTAACTACAGCACCAATGGGGTGCCCATTTCCCATTGGTTTACCCAGAATAACCATGTCCGGAACAACGTCATACATTTCATATCCCCAAAAGAAAGCTCCTAAACGACCAAACCCAACTTGTACTTCATCACTTATACAAATCCCACCTTGCGCCCTTATTTTAGGATAAATTTTATTTAAATAGTTCCTTGGTAGTGGTACCTGACCACCGCAGCCCACAATGGGTTCGGCTATGAAGGCGGCAATTTCACCCTCATTTTCTGTAATCCTTGAGAAGGTCTCTTTTACAAAGTGAGCAGCTGCGTCGTTTTCATTTTTAAAACCAGATTCAAACACCTTGGGCAAAGGAGCCTCCACAATATTATTTGCTTTTCCGCTTCCTCCTTTATGGTTGTATTTGTAATGACTGATATCTATACCATTTTGGGTATTTCCATGATAGCCATGTTCCAGCACCATTATTTTTTTCTTTTTGGTATGTGCCTTTGCCATTCTAATGGCCAAGTCGGTTGCTGCGCTCCCGGAATTCACAAAGAATACCTTATTCAAAGAAGGGGGGAGTTTTGCCAACAGCTTTTCGGAGTATGACAAAAATTCATCATAAAGGTACCTTGTATTGGTATTCAGCCTGGCCAATGTCCGCTGCCCTGCCTCCACTACCTTCGGATGACAATGTCCCACTTGCATGATATTATTGTAGGCGTCCAAAAAGGTATTTCCGTTTGTGTCATACATGTACTGAAAGGCGGACCTTGACATTTGAATGGGATGGCTGTAACTCATGGAAAGCGCCCCGCTGAAATTTCTCTTCCGCTGTACAAGTTGTTTCTCCAAATCTTGTTTTTGCGTCTTTTCAAAGCTGCAGGCTGCTCTTAATGTATCTTTCGCGAGGATTGGATTTATTTGAATCCATTTTCGAAGTAAATCCCACGCGGGCTTTTCACTGATTGTTATATATTCCGAATTTGGCTTCTGTTTTTTGGCATGTGCTGAATTGCATACACTAGTGCTAAGACGGGCCGCAATTAGATAGTAAAGGGCATCGATTTCATGAACGAGTAGGGGATAATAGGAATGGTATGTTTGAATGATAACGGCGGCTACCTTTAACGGCTCTTCCTTGCCCATAAGCATGTAAGTCAATCCAACTGCCAACTCGTTGATGAGCCAAGAACTACACATATCCCCAAAATCTATAATTCCTGAAACCCGACCATTTTGAGTGAGAACGTTCCAATCGTTCGCATCATTATGTATAATGCTTTTTCGGAATGTATCCTGAATTGGATAAATATTTTCATCGAAATGAAGAAAAAAATAGTGAACTAGGCTTCGGTCCATGGGATTATCTATTTCCTCTAGGAATCTTTTATTCTTCTTAAAATACTTTAAGTCCCACTGGATTTCTTTTCCGTGTAACGCAGCATCGTAAAGGCCTAAGAGTGATTTGTCCATTAACGCCAAAGCCTTCCCGAATGATTCCAAAATTTCAGTGCTATGTTCAACTTCACTAATAAATTTACCCTCTAAAAAAGGTAAAAGTCGATACAGTGAATTATCAATGATTGTATAAGGTGTCCCATTACTATTCAAAATGGTAAAGGGAACTTCTATACCATTTGCCTTTCTGAGCTTTGTAAGAACCTTTTCTTCACCCTCCAGTAAAGCAAAAAGCTCATCAGAAAAAGGATAAACTTTTAAAACGAAACTATTTGTAGGGCTGCATACTTTATAATTAATGCTGTCATAGCCCTCAAGTTTAGAAAGGACTATATCCGATAATCCATAGTGCACTTTTAAGACTTTCCGTTCTGCTATCATTTAAAACTTTATTCAAGACTAAAATAATCATTAACAGGGCCCTGAACTAACGAGATATAATATTTTATTCCGGCTCCTAAAAATTGCTTCGATCCTCCGTATAGCTTATATTTATGAATATTCAAAACAAACATCAATCATGAAAAAATTAGTATTACTTTTTTTGGTTTCGGTACTTGCCTTAACCACAGTACGAGCACAAGATTTTGAATTCAAAGCGGATCAAATAGACATAAAATATGAACGTTTTGTATTACCTAATGGATTAACACTATTAGTCCATGAAGATCACAAAGCGCCAATAGCTGCAGTCAATGTTTGGTATCACGTAGGGTCAAAGAACGAAAAACCAGGTAAGAGCGGTTTCGCCCATTTATTCGAGCATTTGATGTTCAACGGAAGTGAAAATTTTAACGATGATTACTTTCAGGCTTTGGAAAGAATAGGAGGAACCGATTTAAATGGTACAACTAACTCCGATCGCACCAATTATTTCCAGAATGTACCGGTCTCGGCTTTGGACCAAGTGCTGTTTTTAGAATCGGATAGAATGGGTCATCTTTTAGGGGCCATAGATCAAGAAAAATTGGACGAACAAAGGGGTGTTGTTCAAAATGAAAAAAGACAAGGTGAGAATCAACCCTACGGGAAGCAGTGGGATTTGTTGACCAAAGCGATGTAGCCTAAGGGACACCCGTATTCTTGGACGGTAATTGGTGAGATGGAAGATCTGAACGCTGCCTCATTAGAATATGTACAGGAATGGTTTAAGTCTTACTATGGTGCGGCTAACGCTGTTGTGGCAGTGGCGGGTGACATTGATCCACAAGAAGTTTATCAAAAAGTATTGAATTATTTTGGGGACATCCCTTCAGGACCAACGGTGGCAAGACAGGAGATAAATATTCCAGTACATAACGGGGATACCTATCAAGTGTATGAAGATCGCGTACCTGAGGCAAGGATTTTATTCGCTTGGAACACACCGCAATTTGGCGCTAAAGAGGATATACATTTTGATTTAATATCCTCCATCCTAACTACCGGTAAGAATTCACGACTGTACAAGAGACTGGTTTATGACGACCAAATAGCTAGCTCGGTAGTTTCCTTTCAGGCTTCAAGTGAGATTGCAGCAATTTTATTACATGGGCCAATGTAAAGCCAGGTGAAGATGTTGCTAAGGTAAGGGCTATTATGGAGGAAGAAATTGAAAAGCTTATGAACGAAGGGCCAACGGAGGCCGAACTAAAAAGGGTCAAAGCGGCCTATTTTTCCGGTTTTATAAAAGGTTTGGAACGTATTGGCGGGTTCGGCGGGGTTTCCGATATTTTAGCATCTAACGAGACGTATTTTGAAGATGCCTCCTATTACAAAAAAGTATTGCAATATGTTGAAGATGCTACAGTTGAAGACATAATAAGCACTACTAATAAATGGTTTTCCAAAGGAAAACATGTGATTCTGTGTAAGCCGTTTGCGGAATACGAGGTAGTAAAAAGTACGGTAGACCGCTCTAAATTGCCCGAATTAACGGCTCCCAAGAGCTCTAAATTTCCGACTTTGGAAAGGGCAAAATTATCCAATGGACTAAACGTAGTCTTAGCTAAAAGAGCCGGCGTACCAACGGTAGTTATGAACCTGATGTTCGACGCGGGTTATAAATCGGATTATTTATCTAGCCCCGGGACCGCGGAATTAGCGATGGATTTGTTGGACGAGGGAACAAAAGAAATGAATTCGCTTCAAATAAACGAGCGATTGCAATTATTGGGCGCCAGTCTTTCCACTTTTTCAAGTCAGGATAACTCCAACGTCTATCTAAATACTCTAAAACCAAGTTTGGACGCCAGTATCGACTTATTTGCTGATGTCGTCTTAAATCCAGCTTTTCCGGAAAAGGAATTTGAACGTTTAAAAAGCGAACAAATCAATAGTATTAAGCAGGAAAAATCACAACCTATCACGATGGCCTTACGTGTTATGAACAGGTATCTCTATGGGGAGGGCCATCCTTATAGTAATCCATATACAGGAACCGGTTATGAGGATACGGTGGAAAAATTGACTAGAGCCGATATCGAAAGCTTCTATAACACATGGATAAGGCCAAATAACGCGACTTTGGTGGTAACCGGAGATGTTAATATGGCCGAGTTAAAGTCAAAACTTGAAAAGGCCTTTGGTAAATGGAAAAGAGCGGAGGTGCCCGAAGTTACCTTTAGCGCACCTAAAGTAAATTCTAAAAACACCTTGTACCTCATGGATAGACCGGAGTCTGAACAGTCCGTTATTTTAGCGGGGCATTTGACCAGTAAATATGGTGACATACCACAAGTGGCCCTGGAACAAATGGTGAGTATACTAGGCGGAGATTTTACGTCCCGTATTAACATGAACCTGCGAGAGGATAAACATTGGGCCTATGGGGCCGGAGGTTTTGTAATGGGGGCAAAGGAGGAACGTCCATTTATAGTGTATGCTCCCGTTCAAACTGATAAGACTGCCGAATCTATCACCGAGGTGCGTAAGGAAATATCTGAATTCATATCTACCCGCCCTGTGACACAGGCTGAATTGGACAAGGTTAAAACGAATCAAATCTTAAGCCTTCCCGGACAATGGGAGACGAACAGTTCTGTAAATAGTTCGGTGGTTAATTTGGTTAAATATGACTTGCCGGATGATTATTACCAGAGCTATGACCAAAGTGTTCGCAACCTTTCGCTAAAGGATGTGCAGGAGGTAAGTAAGATGGTGGTTAAACCGGATGCCGTGAACTGGTTTATGGTAGGGGATAGGTCCAAGGTTGCTGATAAATTGGATGAACTTGGCTTTGATGCCATCATAGAGATTGACGCCGATGGTAACCCCAAGATGCCCGCGATGAAAACTCCCGAAAAGGACCTTAAGAATTAAATTTATATCACGATTGAATGAAAAATCCCGCTCCAAGCGGGATTTTTTAGTTTAACTATTCTTATTTATGAAAAACTTACTGCAAAAAGTTATTAGTATAAATTAGGAAAATCCTCAGGGTTGGCTTCATGCATTATGGCATAAACCTTTTCAAAAATATCCTCACTGTTTGGTTTGGAGAAATAATCGCCATCCGTTCCATAAGCCGGCCTATGAGCTTTTGCACTTAAAGTTTGAGGAGCACTGTCCAAATAGATATAGGCACCTTGCTTCTCGACGATTTCATTAAGAAGATACGCGGAGCATCCTCCAGGAACATCTTCATCTATTACCAACAAACGGTTGGTCTTTTTAACACTTTCTACGACCTTATGCTCAATATCGAAAGGTAAAAGGGTCTGGGCATCAATTACTTCAGCATCAACACCTACTTCCAAAAGTTCTTTTGCAGCTTTTTCAACAATTCTTAGCGTGGAGCCGTAAGACACCAAAGTAATATCCGTTCCGCTCTTTACGGTTTCTACTACTCCTATTGGGGTACAAAATTCACCAAGGTTGGTCGGTTTCTTTTCTTTAAGCCGGTAGCCATTTAAACTCTCAATAACCAGGGCAGGCTCATCACTCTTCATTAGCGTATTATAAAAACCGGCAGCCTGGGTCATGTTCCTAGGTGCTAGAATATACATTCCCCGCAGCAAATGAATGAGACCACCCATCTCTGAACCCGAATGCCAAATACCTTCTAGGCGATGACCTCTTGTCCTAACGATTAAGGGAGCTTTTTGTTTGCCTTGGGTACGGTATAAAAGTGTGGCAAGGTCATCGGTTAATGTGGCCATGGCATAGAAGATATAATCTAAATATTGGATTTCGGCAATGGGTCGTAAACCTCGCAATGCCATTCCAATTCCTTGACCAATTATCGTTGTTTCCCTTATGCCTGTATCGGAAATTCGCAAGGCACCATACTTTTCTTGAAGACCTTCCAGTCCTTGGTTTACATCACCAATGGCACCGCTATCCTCACCAAAAACCAAAGCGTTCGTATAGGTTTCGAAGAGTTTATCAAAATTGTCCCTTAAAATTATGCGGCCATCTACTTTTTCTAAATCTTCCTCATAAACAGGTGCTATTGCTTTTATGTTTGTGGCACGATTTTCAGTTTCATTATACAAGTGCGAACTGAACTTGGATTGTGAGACATCCATAAAATTATTTAGCCAGCTAATCAAAGCATCTCTCTCGCTGGATTTTTCACCTAAAAGGTACCTCAAAGATTTTCTGGCAAAAACGGCCAAGTCTTTTTTGATGGGCTCATCAATGGAGATGAGATCATTCTTGATTTTCGTCAGGAAATTTTTATTTGGACTTTTTAAGGAAGCGGCATTAATGTATTGAACAAGCCTTTTCTTCTCGATCAGATTTTCCTCTAAAAATTCTGCCCAAGCCTCTTTTTTTGCCTCCCTAACGGTTCTTTTTATTCGTTTTTCTAGCTCTTCCAATTCTTGGGATGTGGCAATGCCGGATTCTAGAATCCATTCTTTAAACCTTTTGTTACAATCATTGTCGCGTTCCCATTCCAAGCGTTTATCGTCCTTATAGCGCTCATGGGAACCTGAGGTGGAATGTCCTTGAGGCTGGGTCAGTTCGGTTACGTGTATAATTACAGGAACATGTTCTTGACGTGCTATGTCCGAAGCATTGTCATATGCGTGCATTAGGGCGGTATAGTCCCAACCTTTTACCTTAAGTATTTCAAAACCCTTATGGTTCTCATCCCTTTGAAACCCTGCTAGTATCTTCGAGATATCTTCTTTTGTAGTGTGGTATTTTGCCGGTACGGAAATTCCGTATTCGTCGTCCCAAATACTTACTACCATTGGTACTTGTAGAACACCTGCGGCATTAATGGTTTCCCAGAACATTCCTTCGCTGGTGCTGGCGTTGCCAATGGTACCCCAGGCTACTTCGTTGCCCTTGTTGGAAAATTTGCTACTATCCAGGTAATCTAAATCACGATATAGTTTTGAGGCTTGTGCAAGCCCTAATAGTCTGGGCATTTGACCGGCTGTACAGGAAATATCCGCGCTGCTATTCTTTTGTTTGGTCAAATCTTTCCAACTACCATCCGGATTTAGGCTATATGTTAAAAAATGCCCACCCATTTGCCTTCCTGCGCTCATGGGTTCCTTGTCAATATCCGGAGTTGCGTACAATCCGTGAAAGAAGTCTTTTGGTTTTAGGAAACCAAGCGCCATCATAAAAGTCTGATCACGATAGTAACCACTTCTAAAATCACCATTCCTGAAGGATTTGGCCATAGCCAATTGTGGTAGTTCCTTCCCATCACCAAATATGCCGAATTTTGCTTTGCCTGTCAGGACCTCTTTTCTACCTAATAAGGAACATGCCCTACTCATAAAGGCGATTTCATAGTCGCTTATTATTTGTGCTTTAAAGTCCTCAAAGGAAATATCGTTACTGGTCTTGGAAGAGACGTCCATAGAATTCAATATTTCCACAAAAATACCAAATCAAATGGATTTTAGCAATCCACAAATACGATTAATTTTTGCATATTTGTCAATAGAAATAACAAAATGATAAGATATTGATAATTTGGGAAGGAAAAATTATCTTTCAATTAAAGATATCTAATTAAAACCATTTTCTGGTAAATAGCCCGGTAAGCGTCTTAATGTCCACAGTAATAATGAACCTTATCCTTTCCCCATAGTCTGGTTGCGCTATCTCCCAACCGTTGTTGGAGTATAAGGGTAAGTACAGTTCAAAATAATCGGTCACCAAATTTAGGCGTACACCTGAATCATAAACAAATTTCTCCGGAACATTCTTATTCTTCACTAAACCGGCATCTCCATAAAGTTCTATCCAACGCCATAAATTAAAACTTGCATTAACGGTAGTAAGCCAGTTGTTAGAAAATCGATACCGCTCATCCAAGAAGGATTTAAATCCTCCTTCAGCAATAATGATTTGTTGACTGTAGATTCCCGAGTCTTCTGATCGACCCAGATATCCGTAGTCAAATAAATAATCAGTTGGTCTATCCAGTGCAAAACTGAAGAAATCGGAATCGGTTTTGTTACTCAAAAACTTCCCGGCAAAAAAGCGCAAATTAAGCTGACGGTTATTTTCAAAAAGTTTTCTGTATTCATATTCAAAAGAAAGTTTTGAAAAATTACCTGCCAACTGGAAATCGGCAAACCAGGAATTGTAATCCAGAATACCGTTGTTCCTATTTATGTATCTCATATTGAAGACACTATAATCGGGATTTTCAGAATCATTGGCCAAATCCTGAACGGTCTCGTCAAACTTCCTGAAGATGTTTACATACCTAAAAGAGAGAAACTGTCTTTTAT
This sequence is a window from Maribacter aestuarii. Protein-coding genes within it:
- a CDS encoding OmpA/MotB family protein; this translates as MKKIILGCLGVTLLLSSCVSQKKYADLEAKQKETQDLLNSATVKLNDCLEEKATASSRLQTLEDQNAFLKANNQELINNMGNLTTLTTKGAENLEKSLESLQEKDLTIRKLNDAITRRDSVNLSLVQSLKGVLGNLDDEDIEISVEKGVVFVSISDKLLFSSGSYNVTSRAKEVLGKVAKVVNNKPDFEFMVEGHTDDVPYRGNGVLLDNWDLSVKRATAVVRILQNDFNVDPKRMTAAGRSEYVPVSSTEKSKNRRTRIVVLPKIDQFYSMIEEGMKDPAIGGK
- a CDS encoding M16 family metallopeptidase, translating into MEDLNAASLEYVQEWFKSYYGAANAVVAVAGDIDPQEVYQKVLNYFGDIPSGPTVARQEINIPVHNGDTYQVYEDRVPEARILFAWNTPQFGAKEDIHFDLISSILTTGKNSRLYKRLVYDDQIASSVVSFQASSEIAAILLHGPM
- a CDS encoding type I restriction enzyme HsdR N-terminal domain-containing protein, with amino-acid sequence MQPLNFPSYTFRVKNSQNKTLIFDGIRKKFVVLSPEEWVRQHVVKYLTEEKNYPLSHINVEKQIMVNGLTKRYDIIIFNPDGSIQLLVECKAPSISISQETFDQVARYNFNLDATYLMVTNGLAHYHCKMLKEEEKYQFLKEIPEFSR
- a CDS encoding DoxX family protein, with product MKNSLLNNIGLAFFRIAVSVMMMTHGLPKFQKLIAGNFEFGDPIGIGAAPSLFLAVLGEFICPLLIILGYKTRLFAIPTAITMAVAAFIAHASDPFADKEKALFYLVAFITIALLGPGKFSLDKK
- a CDS encoding aminotransferase class III-fold pyridoxal phosphate-dependent enzyme produces the protein MIAERKVLKVHYGLSDIVLSKLEGYDSINYKVCSPTNSFVLKVYPFSDELFALLEGEEKVLTKLRKANGIEVPFTILNSNGTPYTIIDNSLYRLLPFLEGKFISEVEHSTEILESFGKALALMDKSLLGLYDAALHGKEIQWDLKYFKKNKRFLEEIDNPMDRSLVHYFFLHFDENIYPIQDTFRKSIIHNDANDWNVLTQNGRVSGIIDFGDMCSSWLINELAVGLTYMLMGKEEPLKVAAVIIQTYHSYYPLLVHEIDALYYLIAARLSTSVCNSAHAKKQKPNSEYITISEKPAWDLLRKWIQINPILAKDTLRAACSFEKTQKQDLEKQLVQRKRNFSGALSMSYSHPIQMSRSAFQYMYDTNGNTFLDAYNNIMQVGHCHPKVVEAGQRTLARLNTNTRYLYDEFLSYSEKLLAKLPPSLNKVFFVNSGSAATDLAIRMAKAHTKKKKIMVLEHGYHGNTQNGIDISHYKYNHKGGSGKANNIVEAPLPKVFESGFKNENDAAAHFVKETFSRITENEGEIAAFIAEPIVGCGGQVPLPRNYLNKIYPKIRAQGGICISDEVQVGFGRLGAFFWGYEMYDVVPDMVILGKPMGNGHPIGAVVTTTEISDSFDNGMEFFSSFGGNPVSCAIGEAVLDVIETENLQEQARLVGKYLKDELKTLVKNYQEVADVRGEGLFLGVELLDQHRAPGTKLANILKNRLRDNHILVSTDGPYDNVLKIKPPLYFNRQNVNQLINEMDLILGETLKI
- a CDS encoding glycosyltransferase family 2 protein yields the protein MKIAIVILNWNGEVLLERFLPSVVKFSEDADIYVADNASTDGSVSFLRKQFPGIKIIQNETNGGFAKGYNDALQHVNADVFCLLNSDVEVTKGWLSPIIEGFNTLTDAAIIQPKILDLLKKDHFEYAGAGGGFIDQLGYPFCRGRIFQTLERDNGQYDDVKEIFWATGACMFVKRDVFWQLGGFDADYFAHQEEVDFCWRAKNQGFKVYYIGKSKVFHLGGSTLSNMNPKKTYLNFRNSLFSITKNLPRRKAFVIIFIRLLLDGVAALRFIFQWRFRHCWAILRAHFSFYRQFRKIYKKREKAKFILKYYITKSIVWSYFVHQIRNFNILVKD
- a CDS encoding M16 family metallopeptidase; protein product: MKKLVLLFLVSVLALTTVRAQDFEFKADQIDIKYERFVLPNGLTLLVHEDHKAPIAAVNVWYHVGSKNEKPGKSGFAHLFEHLMFNGSENFNDDYFQALERIGGTDLNGTTNSDRTNYFQNVPVSALDQVLFLESDRMGHLLGAIDQEKLDEQRGVVQNEKRQGENQPYGKQWDLLTKAM
- the holA gene encoding DNA polymerase III subunit delta; protein product: MDEALQIVNDIRQGVIKPIYFLFGEEAYYIDKISDYIGSKILTEEEKGFNQVVLYGKESSIDDIVGNAKRYPMMAEHQVVIVKEAQHLSRNIEQLSSYADNPQLTTVLVICYKYKKLDKRKALYKSIKKCGVVYESKKLYENQVSDWIRKTLLSSGYSISHKAALMLVEYLGTDLSRINNELEKLRLVLPPKSEITPLQIEEHIGISKDYNNFELKKAIGERNVLKATKIVTYFAQNPKDNPFVLTVTLLHSFFSQLLQYHGLNDHSPKSVASALRINPYFVGEFQTAAKNYPMKKVSRIISYLREMDLKGKGVGATNVSQADLLKELLVKII